The nucleotide window GGCCGCAGCTTCTTGAGGCCGAGGGCCAGGTCGGGCAGATCGACGCTCTGGTCGACGGTGACCGACTCGGCGACCGTGCTCACCAGCTTGTCGAGCTTCAACGGGTCGGTGAGGATGCCCTTGGTCGTCATCTTTTTCGCGACCGCGAGGATGACCCGCTGCTGGTTCTGCATCCGGCCGAAGTCACCGCCGGGCACGGTCTTGCGCTGACGCATGAAGTCTTGAGCGCCGTCGGCGGTGAGGTAGTTGCACCCCTTCTTCCACTTCCGCGTGGTGTGGATCGAGTGCATCGAGAACGGGATGCAGACCGTGACGCCACCGACGATGCCGACGAGCTTCCGCACGCTGTTGAAGTCGAGCAGGAACGCACCGTTGAAATCGACGCCGGTGAGCTGCTGGACGGTCTTGGCGGTCAGGGCCGCGCCGCCGTGCACGAAAGCCGCGTTGATCTTGTCTTTGCCGCCCAGCCACTTGCCGTCGCCGGACGCGGGAATGTCGACGTAGCTGTCACGCGGTACCGAGACGATGTACGTCTTGCTCAGCGTCTTGTCGATGTGGGCGATCATGATCGTGTCCGACCGCAGACCGTCGGTCTTGGCGAAACTCGGATCGGTGACCCGGTTGTCGGAACCGAGGATCAGGAAGTTCAGCGGCCCCTCGGTGTACGAGGACTGCTTCTCCGAGAGGTTGCCGAGGATGTCGGCCCGCTTGACCTTGCTGTTGTACCGGTTCGTCAGGCCGTAGGCCGCGGTCAGCGTGCCGCTGGCCAGCACGACCAGGACCGCGCCGAAGATGATGCACGCCTTCGCCCAGGGCGGTGCTTTCGGCGTGCGTCGCGCCGTGGTGGAGCGGATTGGGGCCGGACCCGGTGCATCCGGCGGGGCCTCCTTCAGGCCGACTGCCATTCCGCTCCTCAGCGTCAGTCGTCGCCGCCCGGGCGGGACGAGAAACAGCCAGAAGTGTGTGGGCGCCGCACCACGACGAGCGGGCACTTAGTTCCGGCGATTCAGGGTCTGAGCGGCAGGTATACCGCGACCAGATGGGACGGAGCATAGCCAAGGAGGGGAAGAATTCGGCTAGCGATCGGGGAGTCTGTGGATGGATCCGTCCGAAGAGATGAGTAGGTGATCACGCTTCGCAGTTGCTGGTGACCATCGGTAACCGACTTCGGGCATTAGTGCACGTCGGCGTGGAAAGGTGCCGTAGTCGGGACCGATTTACGGGTCAGGAAAAGGGCATTTTCCGTTATTGCGGGGATAGGAATCGCTCGACTCATTAAATGCCCACATAAACGACGGAAGGCCAAGCGCGGTGCGCCTGGCCTTCGTTCGTGTCGTGCGGGGCTCATCACCCGCCTGCTGTGGAGACGAGGGGAATCGAACCCCTAACCCCCGCCTTGCAAAGGCGGTGCTCTGCCAATTGAGCTACGTCCCCGAACTCGCCGGCGGCCTCGCAGCTGGCGAGCTACCTCAGATGGATTCTCAGCGGTGGTCGGGCGCCGTCGTGGCCTCGTGCCACAACTCACGCTCGTCGCTGGCTTCCTTGAACTTCTTCGCAGCCACAACGGCGATGCCTGCGAGAACCGCAAGCACGAGCGCCTTCTTCAACATGGAGAGTGCCCCTTTCCGATGTGCTGCGTTTTGGCTGCTGGGGTGGGGCTAGCTGGAATCGAACCAGCGACCTCATCGTTATCAGCGATGCGCTCTAACCGACTGAGCTATAGCCCCGGACGCGAGACTGAACGTTACCCTACCGATCTGCCTCGCCCCAAACCGCATCCCTACTGGTTGCGCTCCGCGAGCGTCAGCTCGATGCCTCCGACGAGGTCGGCGCACACGTTGTAGATGAACGCACCGAGCGTGGCCAGCGCCGTGAAGAGGACCATGTTCACGGCCCCGAGCAGCGCGGACCCGCCGATGATCATCTTCGCGGTGATCGCCAGGTCGACGCCCTGGCTACCGTCCTGGCCCGCGGTGACCGTGCTGATCGTCTCGTTGAGGCTGTCCCACACGCCGAGCGCACCGAGCACCATGTACAGGATCGACGTGGCCACGATCGACGCGATGAAGAGCACCAGCGACACCGCGAACGAGAACTTCATCACCGACCACGGGTCGACCTTCTTCAGCTGCAGCCGGGCCCGGCGCGGACCGCGGCTGGCGGCCGCGGACACGGTCTGACGCGCGGAGCGCACGGCCTCGCCGACCTGGACCCGCGGCGGAGCAGCCCCACTCACCTGGGTGGGCTGGCCGGGCTGACCCAGCTGGCCGGGCTGGCCGGGAGCTCCGCCGGAGACCGGAGCGGTGCCGGCGGGCACCCCGACGTGCGCCGAGGCGGCGGGCGGGCCGCTGACCGCATGCGCGCTACCGACCGAGTGGGCGCTGCCGACCGAGTGGGCGGCCTGGGGGTTGACCGAGGTGGCGGCCGAGCGACCCGGGTCGCGATCGAACGACGGCATCGCGGACGTGGCCGCCGCGGGCGGCGCGGACGTGGGCGGCTTGACCGACGCCGTGCTGCGCGCCGAGACCGAAGAGACCCCGGACGCTCCGGACGTCCCGGACGTCGGCGCGGACGACACCGGGGTGCCTCCGCTGACCGGCTTGCCGTAGGTCGTGCCGGTCGCTTTCTGGGCCGCGTTCTGAGCGCCGTTCTGGGCGCCGTTCGGCGAACCAGGGGTCGACGGCGCGGCGGAGCCGGCCGGGGTGCTCTTGGCGGCCGGCGGCTTGGCTTTCGCCGTCACCGTCGTGGGGGCGGCCGCGGGCTTCGGGGTGGTCTTGGCCGGCCCGGCTCCGCTGGGCTGGGAGGCCTGGGGGCGGTTGCCTGCGCCGTTCGCGCCGCTGGCTGGGCTCGGAGTCGGGCTCGGGGTCGGCTTCGGCGTGGCCGAGGCGTCCGGCTTGGCCGGCTGCTTGGGCGCAGCCGGCTTCGTCGACGTCGGGGCGGGGGCGGCGGGCGTCGTGGCGGCGCCGCTCCGGCTGGTGTCCCGGGGCGGCGTGCCCGAGCTTCCGACGGTGGCTCTCCCCACGGTGGCTTTACCCACCGCAGCGGACGCCCGGGCGGAGGCGCTCGAATTCTGAGCGCCAGGCCCGTCCGTGTTCTCGGAGTCAGTCATCAGCCGTCCTGTCCGTCAGGTTCGTCCTCGTTGCGCGCGATCGCCACCAGTGTCACCCCGGCCGGGAGCTCCATGAGCTTGACCCCCATCGTGTTCCGGTCACGAGTTCGGCGAACCTGCCGCACCGGTGTCCGGATCACGCCGCCGTTGGACGTGATGGCGAAGAGCTCATCATCGGTGGTCACCGCAAGTGCCGCGATGAGCCGTCCCCGCTTGGACACGATCCTGGCAGTGACGACCCCCTTACCACCACGACCTTGGACCGGATACTCCTCGATCGGCGTCCGCTTGGCGAAGCCGCCCTCGGTCGCGACCAGCACGTCCATGCCCTCGCGGGCCACGTGCATCGAGAGCAATTCGTCCTCGCCGCTGAATCGCATGCCGATGACGCCCGAGGTCGCGCGCCCCATCGGGCGCAGCGTCTCGTCGTCGGCCTTGAAGCAGATGGCCTGGGCCTGCTTGCTGATCAGCAGCAGGTTGTCGTCCTCGTTGATCAGCTCGGCGCCGACCAGCTCGTCGCCGTCGCGCAGGTTGATCGCGATGACGCCGCCCTGCCGGTTCGAGTCGAACTCGGTGAGCTTGGTCTTCTTCACCAGGCCGTTGCGGGTCGCCAGCACCAGGTGCGGGGCGTCCTCGTAGGTCCGGATCTCGATGACCTCGGCGATCTGCTCGTCGGGCTGGAACGCGAGCAGGTTCGCGACGTGCTGGCCGCGGGCCGTCCGGGTCGCCTCGGGCAGCTCGTACGCCTTCACCCGGTAGACCCGGCCCTTGTTCGTGAAGAACAGGATCCAGTCGTGCGTCGAGCAGACGAAGAAGTGCGCGACGATGTCGTCCTGCTTGAGCGCGGCGCCCTGCACGCCCTTGCCGCCGCGGCGCTGCGACCGGTACAGGTCGACCTTCGTGCGCTTGGCGTAGCCGGTGCGGGTGATCGTGACGACCACCGGCTCCTCGGCGATGAGGTCTTCCATCGAGACGTCGCCGTCGAACGGCAGGATCGTCGTCCGCCGGTCGTCGCCGTACTTCTCGACGATCGCCGCGAGCTCCTCGCCGATGATCTGGCGCTGGCGCTCGTCGCTGGCGAGGATCGCCTCGAGTTCGGCGATGTCCTCCATGATCTGGTTGTACTCGTCGATGATCTTCTGGCGCTCGAGAGCGGCCAGGCGGCGCAGCTGCATGTCGAGGATCGCGGTGGCCTGCAGCTCGTCGATCTCGAGCAGCTGCATCAGGCCGGTGCGGGCGATCTCGACCGTCTCCGACGCCCGGATCAGCGCGATTACCTCGTCCAGCGCGTCCAGCGCCTTGAGGTAACCACGCAGGATGTGGGCCCGCTCCTCCTTCTTGCGGAGGCGGTAGCGGGTACGCCGGACGATGACCTCGACCTGGTGCGCGACGTAATACCGCAGCATCTGGGCGATGTTCAGCGTCCGCGGGACGCCGTCGACGATCGCCAGCATGTTGACGCCGAACGAGTCCTGGAGCTGGGTGTGCTTGTACAGGTTGTTCAGCACGACCTTGGCGACCGCGTCCCGCTTGAGGACGAGCACCAGGCGCTGACCGGTGCGGCCGGAGGACTCGTCGCGGATGTCGGCGATGCCGGCGAGCTTGCCCTCCTTGACCAGCTCGGCGATGCGCTCGGCCAGGTTGTCGGGGTTCACCTGGTAGGGCAGCTCGGTGACGACCAGCATCTGGCGGCCGCGGCGGTCTTCCTCGACCTCGACGACCGAGCGCATGCGGACCGAGCCGCGGCCGGTGCGGTAGGCGTCGTTGATGCCCTCGGAGCCGACGATCAACGCCCCGGTCGGGAAGTCCGGACCCTTGATCCGGGACATCGCCGCGACGATCGTCTCTTCCTCGGACGCCTCGGGGTTGTCGAGGCACCACTGGACGCCGGACGCGACCTCGCGCAGGTTGTGCGGCGGGATGTTCGTCGCCATCCCGACCGCGATACCGGCCGAGCCGTTGACCAGCAGGTTCGGGAACCGCGAGGGCAGGATCGCGGGCTCGGTGGCCCGGCCGTCGTAGTTCGGGACCATGTCGACGGTGTCTTCGTCGATGTCCCGGACCATCTCCATGGCCAGCGGGTCGAGCCGGCACTCGGTGTACCGCATGGCCGCGGCCGGGTCGTTGCCCGGCGAGCCGAAGTTGCCGTTGCCGTCGATCAGCGGATAGCGCAGCGACCAGGGCTGCGCCATCCGGACGAGCGTGTCGTAGATCGAGGAGTCACCGTGGGGGTGGTACTGCCCCATGACGTCGCCGACGACCCGGGAGCACTTCACGTACCCCCGGTCGGGCCGGTAGCCGCCGTCGTACATGCCGTACAGGACCTTGCGGTGCACGGGCTTCAGGCCGTCCCGCACGTCCGGCAGCGCGCGGCCGACGATGACGCTCATCGCGTAGTCGAGGTAGCTGCGCTGCATCTCCACTTCGAGCCCGACGGGCTCGACGCGGTCGCCGGATGGTGGCGGGGTCGTCGTCTCGGTCACGAACTGCCTTCCGGTGTGGATATCGCTCCCGCGGAGGGGATTTTTGTACGATATGCCGTTTTAAGATGTGGATAAGGCTGTGATCAGTGTGGACAACTCCTGGACGGCGCTGTGGTGCCGGTAACCAGCGTTTCCACGCGGCAAACGTTTAGATGTCCAAGAAGCGGACATCCTTCGCGTTCTGCTGGATGAACGAGCGCCGGGCTTCGACGTCCTCACCCATCAGCACGCTGAACAGCTCGTCGGCCACGGCCGCGTCGTCGAGCGTGACCTGCAGCAACGTCCGCGTGGCGGGGTTCATCGTGGTTTCCCACAGCTCGGGGTAGTTCATCTCGCCGAGACCCTTGAACCGCTGGATGTCGTCGGGCTTCGCCTTGGGGTTCTTCTCCTGGCGGAGGCGGATCAGACCGTCGCGCTCGCGGTCGGAGAACGCGTACTGGGCGTCGTCGCCCTTCTTGTTCCACTTGATCTTGTACAGCGGCGGCTGCGCCAGGTAGACGTGGCCGAGCTCGACCAGCGGCTTCATGAAGCGGAACAGCAGCGTCAGCAGCAGCGTGCGGATGTGCTGGCCGTCGACGTCGGCGTCGGCCATCAGCACGATCTTGTGGTAGCGCAGCTTCTCGATGTCGAACTCGTCGTGGATGCCGGTGCCCAGCGCGGTGATCAGCGACTGGACCTCGTTGTTCTTGAGCACCCGGTCGATGCGGGCCTTCTCGACGTTGAGGATCTTGCCGCGGATCGGGAGGATCGCCTGGAACTTCGGGTCCCGCCCCTGCTTGGCCGAGCCGCCGGCCGAGTCACCCTCGACGATGTAGAGCTCGCACTCGCGCGGGTCGGACGACTGGCAGTCGGACAGCTTGCCCGGCATCGCGTTCGAGTCGAGCGCGCTCTTCCGCCGGGCCAGCTTGCGGGCCTGCTGAGCCGCGATGCGGGCCCGGGAGGCCGCGGACGCCTTGGTGATGATCGAGCGGGCCTCGCTGGGGTTGCGCTCGAACCAGTCGTTGAGCCACTCGTTGCAGATCTTCTGGACGAACGACTTCACCTCGGTGTTGCCGAGCTTGGTCTTCGTCTGGCCCTCGAACTGCGGATCGGCGATCTTGACGCTGATGATCGCGGCCAGGCCCTCGCGGATGTCGTCGCCGGTGAGGTTGTCGTCGTTGCCGCGGAGAAGCTTCTTCTCCTTGGCGTACCGGTTGACGATGCTGGTCAGCGACGTGCGGAAACCCTCGTCGTGGGTGCCGCCCTCGTGCGTGTTGATCGTGTTCGCGAACGAGTGGATCGACTCGCGGTAGCTCTCGTTCCACTGCATCGCGACCTCGACGGCGAGGCCCTGGCTCTCGCCGGCGAACTCGATGACGCTCTTGTGGATCGGCGTGTTCTTCTCGTTGAGGAACCGCACGTAGTCGGCGATGCCGCCCTTGTACTGGTACGTGTACTCGCGGGGCTTGTCGCCGCGGTCTTCGTCGGGGTTCCGCTCGTCGCGCAGGATCAGCGTCAGGCCCCGGTTGAGGAACGCCATCTCCTGCATGCGACGGCGGATCGTCTCGAGGTTGTAGACCGTGGTCTCGAAGATCGTCGGGTCGGCCCAGAACGTGATCGAGGTGCCGTGCTCGCTGGTGGCACCGCGCTTCTCGAGCTTCGCGGCCGGCTGCGTGTTCTCGTACGGCTGGTACCAGACGAAGCCCTCGGTCTTGATCTCGACCTCGAGCTTGTGCGACAGCGCGTTCACGACCGAGACCCCGACGCCGTGCAGACCACCGGAGACCGCGTAGGACTTGCCGTCGAACTTGCCGCCCGCGTGGAGGACGGTCAGGACGACCTCGACGGCCGGGCGCTTCTCGACCGGGTGCATGCCCACCGGGATGCCACGGCCGTTGTCGACGACGCGAACTCCGCCGTCGTCGAGCAGCGTCACCTGGACGGTGTCGCAGTAGCCGGCCAGTGCCTCGTCGACCGCGTTGTCCACGACCTCCCACACCATGTGGTGGAGACCGCGCTCACCGGTGGAACCGATGTACATACCTGGACGCTTGCGGACCGCTTCGAGACCTTCGAGAACAGTGATGGAGCTGGCGTCGTAGCCGGACTTCTTCTTTTCTGACACGGACTGGCCTCGGCTGCTCTCTCCACCGGCGGTCCGGCGGCGTCGGGCGCGGCATGGCAAGCGTGACGCGCGCGGGGTACCAGCCCAGTCTAGCCGTCTCGTCCGACAGGAAGTCGCAGCGGCGCGGCCTGTGGGCGAGCTGACGCGATCGACCCCCGTCCGCGTGGGTACCTACTGGGGCTGCGTACCGACTTCGTACGACCGATTTCCCGGCGCGAAGTGTGCGGCTGTGGTAGTCGGATAACGACCGTACCGTGGCCGGGCCAGCGGGCCCGAATCGTGCGGCTCCGGGGGCATTTCCCGGGTCGGATACGCAGGCCGGGCGGGGTTTCCGGTCTCCGGGGGCGGCTCGGACGCCGGCGGCGCGGAGTCGGTGGTGGACTCGCCGGGCTGGTAGGGCTCGCCGGCCGGGGCTTCGCCGGTCGTCGCTCCGGACAGGCCGGTCGCCAGCCGGGACGCGAACGTCCGCAGCAGGGTGGCGGTCTCGGTGAGCGGACCGACGGCCTTCTTGGCGCCTTCGGCGGCGGCCGCAAGGTTGGCCCCCACCTCCGCCGGCACCACCGGCTTCGGACCGACCACCTGCTCCCCGTCGGCGGTCTGCGTCACCGGCGCGTCGAAGTCGAGGCTCTGCACGGTGGACGCGGCTTCGCGGAGTTGCTGCGCCGCTTGCACCACCGGCGCGCGGTGCTGGTTGACCTGGTCGGCGAGCGACCGGAGCTCACTCGCGAGCGACTCCAACTTAGAGGCCATCGATTTGCCTCCAGCGACCATCGGTACCGGTACGCGTGCTCTGCGTATCCATACTTCCACTGCTCGCGCGGTCGGACGGATGAATCAAACGGAGCTCGCGAATTCACGTCCCCTGGTGACCGCGGACCGCATCGAGTCGATCGAGCGTTGCAGCTCGGTGAGGTTCGCCAGCAGCTGCTCGAGCACTCTGCGGTCGTCCTGGGTCGCCGAGCCGCCGATCGCGGCTTCGACCTGCGCCACCGCCTGCTGAACCTTGTTCTTCAGCGTCGAGAGGCTCGCGGTCTGCCGGTCGACGCGGTTGAGCCGGTCGAGGAGCAGCTGCTTCGAGACGGCCGAGGTAGCCATGGCCGATCACTTTAGCGGTACCGCGAGCGTCCGAGTTCGACGGTGAAGCGCACGGGAACGCTGTGCCGATTGAGAATGCTGATGCAGAGGCGATCCACATTGATCTATGTAGATCGGGTTGTATCCACATATCCACAACCGGCCTGTGGATAACTTCGTGCAGGCTGATCTATGTTGATCAACATGGATGGGCGAATGTACAGGCGCCGGTAACTGGCGCTAGCCGCGTGACCTGTGACGATGGGGGTATGGCGGCTGACGTGCAGATCATCGGCGCCGGGATCGCAGGGCTCGCGTGTGCGCGCGCCCTGGCGAGCGCCGGCCACCAGGTAGTCGTTCGGGAACGTGCGGACTCGATCGGGGGCCGGCTGGCCACCCGTGAGCTCGGCGGCCGGCCGGTGGACCTCGGTGCGTCGTATCTGACGTGCCGGGACCAGGCGTTCCGCACGGTGGTCGACGACTGGGTGCGGCGTGGCCTCGCCCACCCGTGGACCAGCGCGTTCACCGTCCACAACGAGCTCGGGTTCAGCACGAGCGAGGACGGGCCGGTGCGCTACGGCACCAGCCGGGGGCTGGCCGCGCTGGTCGAGGATCTAGCGACCGGCATCCCGGTGCGGCTCGGCGACCCCGTTGCCGAGGTCGGCCCCGGCCCGGTGGTCGACGGCGTCGAGGTGGACGGCGTCGTGCTGGCGATGCCCGACCCGGAGGCGCTCGCCCTGCTCGACCCGGCCTGCGAGGCCGAGCGGGCGGCGGTGAATTCGGCCTGGTCACCGGTGATCGCGGTCGCGTCCGCATGGCCTCGTCGCACGTGGGACGTCGAGGGCGTGTTCGTGCACGGCGACCCGGTACTCGACTGGATCGCCGACGACGGCAGGCGCCGGGCCGACTCGGCGCCGGTCCTGGTCGCCCACAGCACCGCCGAGTTCGCCGCCGAGCACCTGGACGAGGTCGCGAAGGACGCCGAGGAGGTCGTCAACCGGATGGTCGACGCCGTCCGGACGATCCTCGACATCGACGAGGTTCCGAGCTGGACATTCGCCCAGGCCTGGCCGCACGCCCGGCCGCTGGCCCCGCGGGCGACGCCGTTCTTCCTGGGCGACGGAGGCATCTCGATGTGCGGTGACGCATGGGGGTCGCCGCGCGTCGAGAACGCCTGGCTCTCCGGGCACAAACTCGGCCTGGAGCTGGCCCGCCGCCTCTCCTGAGCACCTCTCGACCTGGGTCGATCGATATTGA belongs to Cryptosporangium phraense and includes:
- a CDS encoding LCP family protein, whose protein sequence is MAVGLKEAPPDAPGPAPIRSTTARRTPKAPPWAKACIIFGAVLVVLASGTLTAAYGLTNRYNSKVKRADILGNLSEKQSSYTEGPLNFLILGSDNRVTDPSFAKTDGLRSDTIMIAHIDKTLSKTYIVSVPRDSYVDIPASGDGKWLGGKDKINAAFVHGGAALTAKTVQQLTGVDFNGAFLLDFNSVRKLVGIVGGVTVCIPFSMHSIHTTRKWKKGCNYLTADGAQDFMRQRKTVPGGDFGRMQNQQRVILAVAKKMTTKGILTDPLKLDKLVSTVAESVTVDQSVDLPDLALGLKKLRPNNLRCTTLPFTTDDLQTPAGSSVELDPVKGEQLYAALRDDTMDAYLAANPPADAGTTGACS
- a CDS encoding DUF3566 domain-containing protein → MTAKAKPPAAKSTPAGSAAPSTPGSPNGAQNGAQNAAQKATGTTYGKPVSGGTPVSSAPTSGTSGASGVSSVSARSTASVKPPTSAPPAAATSAMPSFDRDPGRSAATSVNPQAAHSVGSAHSVGSAHAVSGPPAASAHVGVPAGTAPVSGGAPGQPGQLGQPGQPTQVSGAAPPRVQVGEAVRSARQTVSAAASRGPRRARLQLKKVDPWSVMKFSFAVSLVLFIASIVATSILYMVLGALGVWDSLNETISTVTAGQDGSQGVDLAITAKMIIGGSALLGAVNMVLFTALATLGAFIYNVCADLVGGIELTLAERNQ
- the gyrB gene encoding DNA topoisomerase (ATP-hydrolyzing) subunit B, translating into MSEKKKSGYDASSITVLEGLEAVRKRPGMYIGSTGERGLHHMVWEVVDNAVDEALAGYCDTVQVTLLDDGGVRVVDNGRGIPVGMHPVEKRPAVEVVLTVLHAGGKFDGKSYAVSGGLHGVGVSVVNALSHKLEVEIKTEGFVWYQPYENTQPAAKLEKRGATSEHGTSITFWADPTIFETTVYNLETIRRRMQEMAFLNRGLTLILRDERNPDEDRGDKPREYTYQYKGGIADYVRFLNEKNTPIHKSVIEFAGESQGLAVEVAMQWNESYRESIHSFANTINTHEGGTHDEGFRTSLTSIVNRYAKEKKLLRGNDDNLTGDDIREGLAAIISVKIADPQFEGQTKTKLGNTEVKSFVQKICNEWLNDWFERNPSEARSIITKASAASRARIAAQQARKLARRKSALDSNAMPGKLSDCQSSDPRECELYIVEGDSAGGSAKQGRDPKFQAILPIRGKILNVEKARIDRVLKNNEVQSLITALGTGIHDEFDIEKLRYHKIVLMADADVDGQHIRTLLLTLLFRFMKPLVELGHVYLAQPPLYKIKWNKKGDDAQYAFSDRERDGLIRLRQEKNPKAKPDDIQRFKGLGEMNYPELWETTMNPATRTLLQVTLDDAAVADELFSVLMGEDVEARRSFIQQNAKDVRFLDI
- the gyrA gene encoding DNA gyrase subunit A; the encoded protein is MTETTTPPPSGDRVEPVGLEVEMQRSYLDYAMSVIVGRALPDVRDGLKPVHRKVLYGMYDGGYRPDRGYVKCSRVVGDVMGQYHPHGDSSIYDTLVRMAQPWSLRYPLIDGNGNFGSPGNDPAAAMRYTECRLDPLAMEMVRDIDEDTVDMVPNYDGRATEPAILPSRFPNLLVNGSAGIAVGMATNIPPHNLREVASGVQWCLDNPEASEEETIVAAMSRIKGPDFPTGALIVGSEGINDAYRTGRGSVRMRSVVEVEEDRRGRQMLVVTELPYQVNPDNLAERIAELVKEGKLAGIADIRDESSGRTGQRLVLVLKRDAVAKVVLNNLYKHTQLQDSFGVNMLAIVDGVPRTLNIAQMLRYYVAHQVEVIVRRTRYRLRKKEERAHILRGYLKALDALDEVIALIRASETVEIARTGLMQLLEIDELQATAILDMQLRRLAALERQKIIDEYNQIMEDIAELEAILASDERQRQIIGEELAAIVEKYGDDRRTTILPFDGDVSMEDLIAEEPVVVTITRTGYAKRTKVDLYRSQRRGGKGVQGAALKQDDIVAHFFVCSTHDWILFFTNKGRVYRVKAYELPEATRTARGQHVANLLAFQPDEQIAEVIEIRTYEDAPHLVLATRNGLVKKTKLTEFDSNRQGGVIAINLRDGDELVGAELINEDDNLLLISKQAQAICFKADDETLRPMGRATSGVIGMRFSGEDELLSMHVAREGMDVLVATEGGFAKRTPIEEYPVQGRGGKGVVTARIVSKRGRLIAALAVTTDDELFAITSNGGVIRTPVRQVRRTRDRNTMGVKLMELPAGVTLVAIARNEDEPDGQDG
- a CDS encoding NAD(P)/FAD-dependent oxidoreductase, which translates into the protein MAADVQIIGAGIAGLACARALASAGHQVVVRERADSIGGRLATRELGGRPVDLGASYLTCRDQAFRTVVDDWVRRGLAHPWTSAFTVHNELGFSTSEDGPVRYGTSRGLAALVEDLATGIPVRLGDPVAEVGPGPVVDGVEVDGVVLAMPDPEALALLDPACEAERAAVNSAWSPVIAVASAWPRRTWDVEGVFVHGDPVLDWIADDGRRRADSAPVLVAHSTAEFAAEHLDEVAKDAEEVVNRMVDAVRTILDIDEVPSWTFAQAWPHARPLAPRATPFFLGDGGISMCGDAWGSPRVENAWLSGHKLGLELARRLS
- a CDS encoding DLW-39 family protein, which gives rise to MLKKALVLAVLAGIAVVAAKKFKEASDERELWHEATTAPDHR